The Prionailurus bengalensis isolate Pbe53 chromosome C2, Fcat_Pben_1.1_paternal_pri, whole genome shotgun sequence DNA segment tggcacaggcctggcacatggtaggcccTCCACCAACACCTGGGGAACGAGCTACCTGCCTAAAATGGACAAAAGCAGGttgagacttaaaaactgagacccCTGGGTGGCTTTGCGGGATGGATACATCCTGAGCCCGTGTGTTTGCAATGCAGGCATCATCACAGTGAACTGCTCAGATCTCTGCCCCAGACGGAAGGCCCGGACCATGGCAGGGCTCACTCCTTGGCCCCGACAGGTGGGTGCACCTTGTCCGTCGGAGGGAGAGACGTCAGGGATCCGTGCGAGAGCCAATTCCTAGGCACAGCTAAGGATTTTGAGGCTTCCCTGGTTGGGGGTGACACTTCCCCAGATTGAAGGGTCAAATTAAACAATCGGCCACCACCCCTTGTAAATCGTTACACTAATTTAAGATTTTCTGCCTCAAAGGAGTTTACTTACCCTCGTGACTCGTGCTCATGACATGGATTACAGTCAGGGCTACACAGGGATAAACTAGTGAGTGATGCTGGGTTCTTTTAAAAGCCTTAGCCTGAGTACAGACTGTGCTATTATAACCCTTATGCTTGTAGCCACGTTCCTCACTGGCTTCCTCAAAAGAGGAAACCTGTTTctaaggggatttttttttttggagcccACTTTCATCGTACTTTTCGCGTGTTGCCGGACAGCCGCGGTCACACCTGCTGCGCAAcacgtgtgtgtacatgtgtacccACAACAGAGGTACACCGCTGCCCACACCTACAGCAGAGATAGTGCCAACCGTGCTTGTAAGGACGGTAAATATGCAGCTGTCGCCAGTTCCAGACGAAGATTCGCAACCAACGTAACCAAAACAAACAGGGTGGTCCTGTGTCATGTGGGCTCACGGATCAGCGTAGTGAGAAAGGAATGAGGTCAGTCTCTCCTTACATACCCTCACCCTGTCCCTCTGGTGGGATATGCTGAGAGCCAGAGAAGGCTAGGCAGGCCCCCAAGCTCTGCCTGTGTGTTGCTGGCCCCCTCCGGTGACAGCCTGCCAGGGCCCACCCCACTTGCTGGTGGCctcaggggccaggggccaggagaCCACATGTCTCCCCAGACTGCCAGCTGCACCAACGGGCACTCCTCAGGCACCAGCTCACCTGAATGGCCTACCTGCACTTAGAATATTCGAGAACGGTCCTGCAAGGGCCCTCCCCCCGCACCAGCCAGGAGCCTCATAGCCACGCTTGGTGGCCAATGGTGTGGAAACACCACCTGCCACAACCTCAGCACATTCCAGCTTCCTCTAATGGGTCCCTGTGGATTCCAGCCACACTGACTGACCAGGACACCAGGAAGGCAGTAATATCTAACATCTAGAGTAGtttgaaaataaagccaaaagacAGGCAAGAGAAGACCACGTCACTGAGCAGGAATAGAACTGTACCATCAGACAGCCCGCAGGTCTCCCACGTGCCTCCTCCCGGCATCAAGTGCTGTCAAAAGTCCACGTGGATTGTCCTTTCAGTTTGTAACCCTGGGTTTCTACTGTGTTGTCAACTCCTGGTGTTTGATGGAACCTTGTCAGCTGTGATTCCAAAGGACCTTCCCTCTCTAATGGCAGTCCTGGTACCCTGGGTCAAGTTTATTCACCCCTCACGCGAATAAACGGGAGCACCCAGTGATGGAAGGGCAGGATGTGACACTGGTCACACTGGGCTGAAACCCCAGCAGGCCCATCTGAGGGGTTTCCTAACAAGGGTCTCCCAGCTGTGGGAGGTGGGATGCTAGTTCCAGATCAGAAGGGCTTGGGAGCGTCATAGTCCAACCAACCTAAAATGGTTTCTTTGCTGCAGGATTTTTCAGTCTTTACCATGACCCTGTGCATTGTGACTCTACCAGAAAGGGAACTAGCTTGCCGCCATCATCACTAATCATGGGACCCTTTCTAACACATACTGATAATTTCTCAGAACtagtgccccccgcccccgaacaCAGATTAGGAAACACTCTTTTAAAAGGACTCAAAAATGCCAGGGGGCCCTAAAAATATCATGCAGCAGGCCCCAAACACTGGTCAAAAGACCACTCACAGCAGAATCACCTGTGAAGCTTATCATGCTTcccaggccacaccccagacctcctgagtGGAAATGGGGCCCGGGAATCTGGATGTCTAACAGGCACTCTGGAATTTGCTTTACAGCCTATTTGGGGACCACTACAGTAGGAATCTAAGGAGGAGTTACAGCATCTTTGCAATATTCATTGTATTCTTCTGGTCTGTCTGCCTCGCTTCCCCCTGTCCCCCAGTCATGAGCACAGGCGTGTTCATTCTCAGCCTTCTTTCTGAATCATCTCTGGCTCAGCAGCTACTCTCACCAGGGTTCAAGAACACTGTCTGAGCACCTCCCCAgaccaggctccagactcaggaGGAGAACAAAGATAGCCCTCCACCCCAACCTTTGACCTAAGCTAGAGACAGGCTGTGAATGGTAGTCCAGATGTGGATTaggaaggctgcctggaggaggagacaCTTGCACCAAGACTCATGGGATCAGCAGGTTATCTGGGGTTGGGGCATTTCCGGCAGAGAGGCAGCGGAGCAGGGcacaaaggaaggaaacagcATGGGTGCTGGGCAGCCCTTGCTCTTAGAGAATGCCTGAGAGTCCAGTGACAGGCAGGGAGCCTCCAGTGATGTGGGAGAGATGCCACACTGAGGCTTCCAGCCTCTCACCCTTCATCTCCCTGCACAGGCTTCCGGAATCCCTGTCTCAGCTCTTTGCCTGGACTGCCCCTCCTCCCAGTCCCCTTCTTGGCTCCCCCTTCTAAAAACCTATCTGTCCTGTTAGGCCCAGGTTGGACCCGTCTTCCCTGTGAAACAAGTCCCAGCGGCTTTCACAGAGATgagctcactctctccctccctccaccaaaGCTCACCCACattcttttcagatttatttttctagggGCTACTCTGCTTGGCCCTGGAATAATGGGAGTTTGTTCTTTATCCCCTTTCTTGCTCTTCAAACCCTAACTCCCGTTCATCTTGCTCTCTTCTAAAGTAactgttaaaaagaaagtttatgtTGAATGAGAAGTGGGCTTTGTAATTTACCAAAATGTATCAGGGGCTTTAAAAACGTTCATGTCCTTTACTTGATATATTCCCCTTCTAGGAATCAGACtgtggaaataattaaaaattgggACAAAGATTTATGTAGAAGGATGTTTATCACAGCCATTTTTATAAtggcagaaaataaaagcaacctCCCCGTTTAAATATAAGGGAACATTTAAGTAAATTATTCTGTATCCATAGGATGAATAATTGACACAAAATGTTTCTGGAGAAAGGCTTATGAGGTAAGCGGAAAAAAATCAGGATACAATACTGTATATATAATCTCAagtatataaaaacatgtaaatatacTTACACATCTATTTGCATGTCTAAATcaatagaaaaactgaaaaactacACTCAAATATTGACGGCTTTGGAGAAACAGAATTGTTTTCTACCTTGAATATgtgtttttcatacattttataattgACACAGATTTCACATTTGTGatcagaggtgggggcagggcagggaactAGAGCAGTTACAAAAAGGAAGGAGGTGGAGTTCTTCCTCAGCATACATTGGGCTTCTGATGAGGTGGCTTGTAGATTACTAGTGGCAGAGCTCTAAAGGACCATTCTGTGTGCTGTGTATTTTATTGTGTGTTCTCCTCTGGGACTGCAGACTGTGGGCTGAGCTCAGCATTCTCTGGCTGCCAGAGCCCTGCTCGTGTGATTTGCAGCCCTCCGTGGACTGACCCTGCCGTGCCGAGTTCCGGACAGCTTGGCTGTGACACTTTGGGACAGATGATGCCTCGGTCCTCTAACAGCCCAACAGTGTCAGTCTCTTGTGAAGGTGGTCCCTGCGCTCGGCTGATGGGGCTGAGCACAGCTCAGCAACCTTCAGAGAGGATTCCCTTTCCACGCAACCACGGCAGGCCCCTCATCTGACTCCATTCTGCACTGATTGTTCCACGGTGGCCTTGTCTGGTTAATTGGGGTGCTGCCCTTTAATACCTGGCTTCAGCTCTGGTGTCCTGTGTCCCCAGAAGTCCCACACTCCTGAGTGTGGCTGCACTCACTCCACCCCTCAATTTCCAGAACCTCCGCAGGAGgtcagccccattttacagctgaggaaacaggCCCATCTGCTGTAATTCTCCCAGGGTTCCGGCAGATCTGAAACCGGAAACCAGGGCTGACTGACCTCAGGGCTGCTGTTCTTGACGTTAAGAATTAAGGCAGCTGGACATTCAAAGAAAATGGTCCCGGTGGCACTTCCCTCACTTTTCATGTAAACCTTTATCTGCTTCTCGAAACCGGTGGCTATTCCAAAGAGCACAATGCCCCAAAATGCCCACGGACATCCGATTTAGGTCACTGATTCGTGCTTGAGACGAATCAAACCGGCAGCCTTTTTTCAACACCTCAGACTTACGAACCTTGGACTTGGACAGCCAGTCATTAGATCTGAAGAGCTCATAGCAGTGATGTAAGTGGATTTGAAAGAGATGTGATGGTCTCTTTGAGGACTGCCCAGAGTTGGAGTCCAAGGCACGTGTTGCCAGAAGAAGCGATCACCCCACAGACATGCCTTTgatttgggggaaagggaggtgTGGGCATGTGTCCCCTGTCGGCAGGAGCACACAGTGAATTGTACTCCTGTCATTGTTCATAAGTCAGACGGTATCTAATATCTAAGCCAGTAGGTAGAAATTACCGCCACAAAAATCcactgtttggggggggggggggcgggcatcagggtggctcagtcggttgagaatccagtttggctcaggtcatgatctcgccccacatcgggctccgtgctgacagctcatagcctggagtctgcttcagattctgtgtctccctctctctctgccctacccctggttgtgctgtgtctctctctttcaaaaatgaataaacattaaaaaaaaaaatccactgcgGAGAGAGGGGGTGTCTTCTTGTTCTTTGGCCTGTGGAATGGGGGGAAAGTGTTCTCCAGGCCTCAGGAGACCCTACAACTAAATGCCCATCATTCCACCTCCCCCGgaggaagagcacatacaaaaaTCACCCGGGTGTTTAAAAGGTCAGGGCTGCTCTCTTGTTATATTACAACGgctgaataaataaactggagTAGAACCTCCCAGATGCAGAATAGTCTAAGTCCACATACGTTGTGAGCAATGGGGCCAGCTCAGATTAGTCAAAAGTGTGGGTTATTGAGTAATTTCTAAACACAGTTTTATTGACTTTAAAAATACTCCCTAAGTGTTGAATGGATGTGTCAATCAATGGATTAGCGGATAAGCAGGTGGCTGGATGGATGAATGGCAGTTAACAGCCATCACACGTACTCGGTTACAGCACTTTATATTCATAAACTCATTCAATTCTAAAATAACCCTAGGAGAAAAGTACTgttaatatctccattttaaagttgaggtcacacagctgttgAATGGCAGAGCCTAGACTTGAATCTAAGGTGCCTGGTTTTAGAGTCCTAGTTCTTAACCATGGAGAATTTATCAATGTATgcatcaataaatgtttgaatatCATTTCATTATACCAATATTATGGTGCTAAAGTGTTTGAAAACTGCTTCTGTAATTATATCTACTACTTCCAAAGGAGTGAATAAGTTCAGTGCCCACTATTTCAtggatggggaaagtgaggcccaAAAAAGGATCCATCCAGCCCAACTAAAGCTAGAAATCAGACCTCTCCGTGACACTTCCAGTTTCTCACTTTCCGTTCCACAGCTGGTCTAGTGCTCCTTTGTAAACTCCTCTCTCTGATCCTACATCCAGATTCCTTCCAAAGTTCCACAGTAGAGGAGCCTCAACCAACATTTACATCAGGTGTTTCCCCAGCAGGTGGGATCCCTGAACCCCTCCCAACTGACGTTTCATGGTGACCGAGAGATGCCAACACTCTAGAACACATCTTTTGCCATTTACTGAAGCTAGAATCAGCTTCCGAAAGGACCAGAGAACCTACTGGTTGCTTCAAGCGTGGacttgatttttctccctttccaaatTAGCCCTTTGGAAAGGGACACGAATTTCAACAGTGCCTGGAAAAATCAAGGAAGGGCTTCTTGGTTCTGATGCATGTACAATTTTCGCCAGCAGGAGGCGGCAGAGCCCAGCAGTTATAAATGCCCCACCTGGAGGCCTGCTgtggggtttgaatcctgactctgccgCCTAAAtgagtgacctcaggcaagtcggTCGCCTCTCTATGCCTGTTTCCCTCCCGCAGAATGGGCACAATAATAATGCCTACTCATGAAATTGTTCAGAGAATCAAATGAGGTTAAGTACATCAAGGGCTTAGTGATAGTGCTCATATGAGCACCAATGTTAggttttcttttatcattaaaaCCATCGTTAGAACAAATGCCAGAGGATGATCCACATTGATTAGTTGTTCTAGAGCTTTGTTGTATTGAAAACAGATGAAAAGGTCACTAGCTTTTGGTTATCCAAATAACCTTTATAATTAACCTTTATGATGAGATTTTACTTACAAAGGTATCAGGCGTTAGGGCTGAAATAGATTTTGAGAAAGGCAGTGACTTGCCTGAAGCCCACAGCTTGTTAGGACTAGAGATTTTACAATCTTACCTTCTATCAGAAGATGGGGTTCACAGCCGCCTTTGGACTACTGCCATGGGGTCCAGCAACCGCCGACAGACTTTTGGTAGaatactggggggaaaaaaaagttgttctGATTTCTTGGCACTTTGCCACTATTAAACAAAAGATTGTATTATTACAATTGTACGTCCCCGAAGTAGCTTCAGATCCCCTTACACACTTTTTCAGGCGTGAACACAGTGTAGACGTTGACTTCCCAATACACTCCAAGAAAAAGCATTTTGTGAACTTTTCAAACGGGGTATGTTATCTTTACTGGCCGTGACCTTTCTGTAACCTTGTCAGGCTCCCCCCTTGTTTTTCCAGCTGTGCCTGAGCTGAAACTCCTCTGCGGGGCAGATATCCTGAAGACCTTCCAGACCCCCAACCTCTGGAAAGAGGCACACATCCAGGAAATAGTGGAGAAGTTTGGCATGGTGTGTGTGAGCCGGACAGGTCACAACCCAAAGGAATACATCTCAGGTTCAGCCATCCTGCAGAGGTACCAGCACAACATTCACCTGGTCAGGGAGCCCGTGCAGAACGAGCTCAGCTCCACGTACATCAGGCGGGCCTTGAGCCAAGGGCAGAGCGTCAAGTACCTGCTCCCAGACACTGTCATCACCTACATCAAGGAGCACAACCTCTACACCGGGGACAGTTCCTAGAAAGACAGCACCCAGAGGAATGAAGgacaagctggggagggccaaCCACGCCTCCACGAAGCTCCTCCCGAGGAGAGGGCAGTCAAGGTCCTCGGCTGTTTTCGTTGTGGTGgttgttttgcttttccattttcctttgttttatgtaGACAACGATTTTCTTTCCGAGGAGTCTTCTGTCCCAGGAAGAGGAACAGGCGTCTACACAAGAACGGACGTTTGTCAAAGAAGTTAAAAGGGTGAGGCAGGTCAGGAAAACTAGACAAAAGCTCTCAAAACCTCTCACTGCGGAGGCCTTCTTATTTGGTTAAGTGGTGACTCTGCCGTGCACACGGATGAAGGCAGTTCTGCACGAGGCACGGGCCCCTGAGGGTCGGATCAGAATTGCCCACACGCGTTTTTTAACTAGGACCAGGTGCAGCATGCTGGTCTTGATTGGAGAGACTTGACAGGATGCTAATTACCAAACAGTGGGCTTTGTCGACGCCTTGTTGCAACAAAACAATACTAATTGAGGAG contains these protein-coding regions:
- the NMNAT3 gene encoding nicotinamide/nicotinic acid mononucleotide adenylyltransferase 3 isoform X2, translating into MKSRIPVVLLACGSFNPITNMHLRLFEVARDHLHQTGMYKVIGGIISPVNDNYRKKDLVAAHHRVAMARLALQTSDWIRVDPWESEQAQWMETVKVLRHHHSELLRSLPQTEGPDHGRAHSLAPTDCGLSSAFSGCQSPARVICSPPWTDPAVPSSGQLGCDTLGQMMPRSSNSPTVSVSCEGGPCARLMGLSTAQQPSERIPFPRNHGRPLI
- the NMNAT3 gene encoding nicotinamide/nicotinic acid mononucleotide adenylyltransferase 3 isoform X1; the encoded protein is MKSRIPVVLLACGSFNPITNMHLRLFEVARDHLHQTGMYKVIGGIISPVNDNYRKKDLVAAHHRVAMARLALQTSDWIRVDPWESEQAQWMETVKVLRHHHSELLRSLPQTEGPDHGRAHSLAPTAVPELKLLCGADILKTFQTPNLWKEAHIQEIVEKFGMVCVSRTGHNPKEYISGSAILQRYQHNIHLVREPVQNELSSTYIRRALSQGQSVKYLLPDTVITYIKEHNLYTGDSS